In the Streptomyces sp. f51 genome, one interval contains:
- a CDS encoding OFA family MFS transporter: MTAEPIAAKDSPDDGHGDPGRAYREITDARGRVYRVGESDRDILGHSRSFMVYLPWVAMMAISVFEYAYGSAEDTLSHAHGWTQSNTFWILSIWVFFQAGIAFPAGWLRERGVLTARKAMFTGSVMCAAGFLALSHLSDVALAILGFGVIGGIGSGLVYATCINMVGKWFPERRGARTGFVNGGFAYGSLPFIFIFNYAFDTANYHRVLDLIGVYVMVVVLAAAFFFKDPPKNWWPADVDPMAHGGSGKRAASLKNPPAVKQYTPKEAIRTGVLPLMWVALVMTAGVSIFGISFQVDYAKEVGFGPLVAASSMGVMAVVNGVGRGVVGWLSDIWGRKRTLVFVIVVLGLAQFGVIWAGDIHSEALFLFFAFLSGFGGGAFYPMFAALTPDYFGENYNATNYGLVYSGKLISGLFGGGLGSMVVAAWGYDGAYALAGGISMAAAAVALLLRRPGHSTADTSTPAPQPVA, from the coding sequence ATGACGGCGGAACCCATCGCGGCGAAGGACTCGCCGGACGACGGTCACGGCGATCCCGGGCGCGCGTACCGGGAGATCACCGACGCCCGGGGCCGGGTCTACCGGGTCGGCGAGAGCGATCGGGACATCCTCGGCCACTCGCGCTCGTTCATGGTGTACCTGCCCTGGGTCGCCATGATGGCCATCAGTGTCTTCGAGTACGCGTACGGCTCGGCCGAGGACACCCTGTCGCACGCCCATGGCTGGACGCAGAGCAACACCTTCTGGATCCTGAGCATCTGGGTGTTCTTCCAGGCGGGGATCGCGTTCCCGGCCGGCTGGCTGCGGGAGAGAGGCGTCCTGACGGCCCGCAAGGCCATGTTCACGGGCTCGGTCATGTGCGCGGCCGGCTTCCTCGCCCTGTCGCATCTCAGCGACGTGGCACTGGCGATCCTGGGCTTCGGCGTCATCGGCGGCATCGGGTCCGGGCTGGTGTACGCGACCTGCATCAACATGGTCGGGAAGTGGTTCCCCGAGCGCCGTGGGGCCCGTACGGGATTCGTCAACGGCGGATTCGCGTACGGCTCCCTGCCGTTCATCTTCATCTTCAACTACGCCTTCGACACGGCCAATTACCACCGGGTGCTGGATCTCATCGGCGTCTACGTGATGGTCGTGGTGCTGGCCGCCGCGTTCTTCTTCAAGGACCCGCCGAAGAACTGGTGGCCCGCGGACGTCGACCCGATGGCCCACGGCGGTTCCGGGAAGCGTGCCGCGAGCCTGAAGAACCCGCCCGCCGTGAAGCAGTACACCCCCAAGGAGGCGATCAGGACCGGTGTGCTGCCGCTGATGTGGGTCGCCCTGGTGATGACCGCCGGTGTGTCGATCTTCGGCATCTCCTTCCAGGTCGACTACGCCAAGGAGGTCGGCTTCGGCCCGCTGGTGGCGGCGTCGTCGATGGGCGTGATGGCGGTCGTCAACGGCGTGGGGCGGGGTGTGGTGGGCTGGCTCTCCGACATCTGGGGGCGCAAGCGGACGCTGGTCTTCGTCATCGTGGTCCTGGGACTGGCGCAGTTCGGTGTGATCTGGGCCGGTGACATCCACAGCGAGGCCCTGTTCCTGTTCTTCGCCTTCCTCTCCGGATTCGGCGGCGGCGCCTTCTACCCGATGTTCGCGGCCCTGACCCCGGACTACTTCGGCGAGAACTACAACGCCACCAACTACGGTCTGGTGTACAGCGGAAAGCTGATCAGCGGCCTGTTCGGCGGCGGCCTCGGCTCGATGGTGGTCGCCGCCTGGGGCTACGACGGCGCCTACGCGCTGGCCGGCGGCATCTCCATGGCGGCGGCCGCGGTCGCCCTGCTGCTGCGCCGCCCCGGCCACAGCACCGCGGACACGTCCACGCCGGCACCACAGCCGGTCGCCTGA
- a CDS encoding 2-dehydropantoate 2-reductase, producing the protein MRVAVLGAGAIGAYVGAALHRAGADVHLVARGPHLAAMRQHGVQVLSPRGDFTAQAHATDDPARIGPVDYVFLGLKANSYAACGPLIEPLLHDTTAVIAAQNGIPWWYFHRHGGPHDGRRVESVDPGGAVSAVLAPERAVGCVVYAATELAAPGVVRHLEGTRFSVGEPDRSVSARCRAFSDAMREGGLKCPVEPELRNDIWLKLLGNISFNPISALTRATMRQMCLHRGTRGVVEIMMAETLAVAQALGCDVGVSIERRLAGAERVGDHRTSTLQDLERGKPLELDVLLAAVVELAETTGVRVPTLRTVYALSDLLALRTAA; encoded by the coding sequence GTGAGAGTCGCAGTTCTCGGCGCCGGTGCGATCGGCGCCTACGTCGGCGCCGCCCTGCACCGCGCGGGCGCCGACGTGCATCTCGTGGCCCGTGGACCGCATCTCGCGGCCATGAGGCAGCACGGCGTCCAAGTCCTCAGCCCACGCGGGGACTTCACCGCCCAAGCCCATGCCACCGACGACCCGGCCCGGATCGGCCCGGTCGACTACGTCTTCCTCGGCCTGAAGGCCAACTCGTACGCGGCGTGCGGGCCGTTGATCGAGCCCCTGCTGCACGACACCACCGCGGTGATCGCCGCCCAGAACGGCATCCCCTGGTGGTACTTCCACCGGCACGGCGGACCCCACGACGGCCGCCGGGTGGAGAGCGTGGACCCGGGCGGCGCGGTCAGCGCGGTGCTGGCCCCCGAGCGTGCGGTCGGCTGCGTCGTGTACGCCGCGACCGAGCTGGCGGCACCGGGAGTCGTCCGCCACCTCGAAGGCACCCGGTTCTCCGTCGGGGAACCGGACCGCTCCGTCTCGGCGCGCTGCCGCGCGTTCAGCGACGCGATGCGCGAGGGCGGGCTGAAATGCCCGGTCGAACCGGAGCTGCGCAACGACATCTGGCTCAAGCTGCTCGGCAACATCTCCTTCAACCCGATCAGCGCGCTGACCCGGGCCACGATGCGGCAGATGTGCCTGCACCGCGGAACCCGCGGGGTCGTCGAGATCATGATGGCCGAGACGCTGGCCGTCGCCCAGGCCCTCGGCTGCGATGTGGGGGTGTCCATCGAGCGTCGCCTCGCCGGTGCCGAGCGGGTCGGCGACCACCGCACCTCCACACTCCAGGACCTGGAGCGCGGCAAGCCGCTGGAACTGGACGTGCTGCTCGCGGCCGTCGTGGAACTGGCGGAGACCACCGGGGTACGGGTCCCGACGCTGCGCACCGTGTACGCCCTCTCGGATCTGCTCGCGCTGCGGACGGCGGCGTGA
- a CDS encoding isochorismatase family protein: protein MTAPETEPRLALDPTRTALVLVDLMERIVALPLEPHKGTKVLATAQELADSFRKAGALVVLVRVERSGVAEQPPGSGLVSGLVAEGDLEIVKRTIGGFQGTGLDERLREHGVSTLVFGGIATNLGVESTARAGGDLGYDLVFVEDAMAAFTPAEHEASVRLDFPRLGTVVTAGEVRFSTR, encoded by the coding sequence ATGACCGCACCCGAAACCGAACCCCGCCTCGCCCTCGACCCGACGCGCACGGCCCTCGTGCTCGTCGATCTGATGGAGCGCATCGTGGCGCTGCCCCTCGAACCGCACAAGGGCACCAAAGTACTGGCCACCGCACAGGAGTTGGCGGATTCCTTCCGGAAGGCGGGCGCGCTCGTCGTCCTCGTGAGGGTCGAGCGGTCCGGGGTCGCCGAGCAGCCCCCGGGGAGCGGACTGGTCTCCGGACTCGTCGCGGAGGGTGATCTGGAGATCGTGAAGCGGACCATCGGCGGCTTCCAGGGCACCGGCCTCGACGAGCGGCTGCGCGAACACGGCGTCTCCACCCTGGTGTTCGGCGGAATCGCCACCAACCTCGGAGTCGAGTCGACCGCCCGCGCCGGCGGCGACCTCGGCTACGACCTGGTCTTCGTGGAGGACGCGATGGCCGCGTTCACCCCGGCCGAGCACGAGGCATCCGTCCGTCTGGACTTCCCGCGCCTCGGCACGGTCGTCACCGCCGGCGAGGTGCGCTTCTCGACGCGGTGA
- a CDS encoding OFA family MFS transporter, producing MSPPVAPPGWSRWLVPPAALSVHLSIGQAYAWSVFKPPLESALGLSGTQSALPFQLAIVMLGLSAAFGGTLVERNGPRWAMTVALVCFSSGFLISALGAATEQYWLIVLGYGFVGGTGLGIGYISPVSTLIKWFPDRPGMATGIAIMGFGGGALIASPWSAQMLKSFGSDSSGIALAFLVHGLSYAVFMTLGVLLVRVPRGEAPVASGPSALDGVQVSARSAVRTPQFWLLWVVLCMNVTAGIGILEKAAPMITDFFADGSTPVTASAAAGFVALLSAANMAGRIGWSSTSDLIGRKNVYRVYLGVGALMYALIAWLGDSSKPLFVLSALVILSFYGGGFATIPAYLKDLFGTYQVGAIHGRLLTAWSTAGVLGPLIVNRIADHQEAAGRHGPSLYGLSFLIMIGLLAVGFVANEFVRPVHARHHIPAPREAADVARQQPESA from the coding sequence ATGAGCCCTCCCGTCGCACCCCCCGGTTGGAGCCGCTGGCTCGTCCCGCCGGCCGCCCTGTCGGTCCACCTCTCCATCGGCCAGGCCTACGCCTGGAGCGTCTTCAAGCCGCCGCTCGAATCCGCGCTCGGTCTCAGCGGAACCCAGAGCGCGCTGCCCTTCCAGCTGGCCATCGTGATGCTCGGTCTGTCGGCCGCGTTCGGCGGCACCCTCGTCGAGCGCAACGGTCCGCGCTGGGCCATGACCGTCGCCCTCGTCTGCTTCTCCTCCGGCTTCCTCATCTCCGCGCTCGGCGCGGCCACCGAGCAGTACTGGCTGATCGTCCTCGGCTACGGCTTCGTCGGCGGCACGGGCCTCGGCATCGGCTACATCTCACCCGTCTCCACCCTGATCAAGTGGTTCCCGGACAGGCCCGGAATGGCCACCGGCATCGCGATCATGGGCTTCGGCGGCGGCGCGCTCATCGCCTCGCCCTGGTCCGCACAGATGCTGAAGTCGTTCGGTTCCGACTCCTCCGGGATCGCGCTCGCCTTCCTCGTGCACGGGCTCTCGTACGCCGTGTTCATGACGCTCGGTGTGCTGCTGGTGCGGGTGCCGCGCGGCGAGGCACCGGTCGCGTCCGGGCCGAGCGCGCTCGACGGGGTCCAGGTCTCCGCCCGCAGCGCCGTCCGCACCCCGCAGTTCTGGCTGCTGTGGGTCGTTCTGTGCATGAACGTCACCGCGGGCATAGGCATCCTGGAGAAGGCCGCGCCGATGATCACGGACTTCTTCGCGGACGGCTCCACCCCGGTCACCGCCTCCGCGGCCGCCGGGTTCGTCGCCCTGCTCTCCGCCGCCAACATGGCCGGCCGCATCGGCTGGTCCTCGACCTCCGACCTGATCGGCCGCAAGAACGTCTACCGCGTCTACCTCGGGGTCGGCGCCCTGATGTACGCGCTGATCGCCTGGCTCGGGGACTCCTCGAAGCCGCTGTTCGTCCTGAGCGCGCTGGTGATCCTCTCCTTCTACGGCGGGGGCTTCGCCACGATCCCCGCGTATCTGAAGGACCTGTTCGGCACCTACCAGGTCGGCGCCATCCACGGCCGGCTGCTCACCGCCTGGTCCACCGCCGGTGTGCTCGGCCCGCTGATCGTGAACCGGATCGCCGATCACCAGGAGGCGGCGGGCAGACACGGCCCGTCGCTGTACGGACTGTCGTTCCTGATCATGATCGGGCTGCTCGCCGTCGGATTCGTCGCGAACGAGTTCGTACGCCCCGTGCACGCCCGCCACCACATCCCCGCGCCGAGGGAGGCCGCCGATGTCGCACGACAGCAGCCCGAGTCCGCCTGA
- a CDS encoding beta-ketoacyl-ACP synthase III, whose product MNGSRIAAVGHYQPARVLTNEDLAGMVDTSDEWIRSRVGIRTRHVAGPDEPVDELAAHAAAKALASAGLTPGDIDLVLVATSTAVDRSPNMAARVSARLGIPSPAAMDVNVVCAGFTHALATADHAVRAGAATRALVIGADKMTDVTDWTDRTTCVLVGDGAGAAVVEACPAGEEPGVGPVLWGSVPEMGNAVRIEGTPSRFAQEGQSVYRWATTQLPPIARRACERAGLTPEDLAGVVLHQANLRIIEPLALKIGAVNAVVARDVVDSGNTSAASIPLAFSKLVERGEISTGDPVLLFGFGGNLSYAGQVVRCP is encoded by the coding sequence ATGAACGGCTCACGGATCGCCGCCGTCGGCCATTACCAGCCCGCCAGGGTACTCACCAACGAGGACCTGGCGGGCATGGTCGACACCAGTGACGAGTGGATCCGGAGCCGTGTGGGCATCCGGACCCGCCATGTCGCGGGCCCCGACGAACCCGTCGACGAGCTGGCCGCGCACGCCGCCGCCAAGGCGCTCGCCTCGGCCGGTCTGACGCCCGGCGACATCGACCTCGTCCTCGTCGCCACCTCCACGGCCGTCGACCGCTCCCCGAACATGGCCGCCCGGGTCTCGGCCCGTCTCGGCATCCCCTCGCCCGCCGCGATGGACGTCAACGTCGTCTGCGCCGGGTTCACCCACGCCCTCGCCACCGCCGACCACGCCGTGCGGGCCGGCGCGGCCACCCGGGCGCTCGTCATCGGCGCCGACAAGATGACCGACGTGACGGACTGGACCGACCGCACCACGTGCGTCCTCGTCGGGGACGGCGCGGGGGCCGCCGTGGTCGAGGCCTGTCCCGCGGGCGAGGAGCCCGGGGTCGGGCCGGTGCTGTGGGGCTCGGTGCCCGAGATGGGCAACGCGGTACGCATCGAGGGCACCCCGTCGCGGTTCGCGCAGGAGGGCCAGAGCGTCTACCGCTGGGCCACCACGCAGCTCCCGCCGATCGCCCGGAGGGCCTGCGAGCGGGCCGGTCTCACGCCCGAGGACCTGGCCGGAGTCGTCCTGCACCAGGCCAACCTGCGCATCATCGAGCCGCTCGCCCTGAAGATCGGCGCGGTCAACGCCGTCGTCGCACGCGATGTCGTCGACTCCGGGAACACCTCGGCCGCCAGCATCCCGCTCGCCTTCTCCAAGCTCGTCGAGCGCGGGGAGATCTCCACCGGCGACCCCGTCCTGCTGTTCGGCTTCGGCGGCAACCTCTCCTACGCGGGGCAGGTCGTCCGCTGCCCGTGA
- the fdhD gene encoding formate dehydrogenase accessory sulfurtransferase FdhD produces the protein MGRVTERRKVIRIRDGAVSTRPDTLVAEEPLEIRLDGKPLAITMRTPGDDFALAAGFLVSEGVLGRADELQNIVYCAGATVDGSNTYNIVDVRTAPGLVVPDITLERNVYTTSSCGLCGKASLDAVRTTARWTIDDTLDGTAPPVRLEPGLLASLPDRLRAAQRVFDRTGGLHAAALFTEEGELVDIREDVGRHNAVDKLVGRALQNGSLPLSRTVLLVSGRASFELAQKAVMAGIPVLAAVSAPSSLAVDLAAETGLTLVGFLRGANMNVYAGEHRVTLRATAGQG, from the coding sequence ATGGGACGAGTCACGGAACGACGCAAGGTGATCCGCATCCGGGACGGGGCCGTGAGCACCCGACCGGACACGCTCGTCGCCGAGGAACCGCTGGAGATCCGGCTCGACGGCAAGCCCCTGGCGATCACCATGCGCACCCCCGGCGACGATTTCGCGCTGGCCGCGGGCTTCCTGGTGAGCGAAGGGGTGCTGGGCCGGGCCGACGAGCTCCAGAACATCGTCTACTGCGCGGGCGCCACGGTGGACGGCTCCAACACGTACAACATCGTCGACGTACGGACGGCGCCCGGTCTCGTCGTCCCCGACATCACGCTCGAACGCAATGTGTACACGACGTCCTCGTGCGGTCTGTGCGGAAAGGCGAGCCTGGACGCGGTGCGGACGACGGCCCGCTGGACCATCGACGACACGCTGGACGGCACCGCTCCCCCGGTGCGGCTGGAGCCCGGGCTGCTGGCGAGCCTCCCCGACCGGCTGCGCGCGGCTCAGCGGGTCTTCGACCGGACCGGGGGCCTGCACGCGGCGGCGCTGTTCACCGAGGAGGGTGAGCTGGTCGACATCCGCGAGGACGTGGGCCGGCACAACGCGGTCGACAAGCTGGTCGGCCGCGCCCTCCAGAACGGCTCGCTCCCGCTGTCCCGGACGGTCCTGCTGGTCTCCGGCCGCGCCTCCTTCGAGCTGGCGCAGAAGGCCGTGATGGCCGGGATCCCGGTGCTCGCGGCGGTCTCCGCCCCGTCGTCGCTGGCCGTCGACCTGGCGGCGGAGACCGGCCTGACCCTCGTCGGTTTCCTGCGCGGCGCCAACATGAACGTGTACGCGGGCGAGCACCGCGTCACCCTGCGGGCCACGGCCGGCCAGGGCTGA
- a CDS encoding OFA family MFS transporter — protein sequence MTTTGCSTPVPRREVRDRHGRVYRVGETDLDIMGRRRAWMVFLPWVGMLGTGSAGYAFASADGMLREAHLRSGGHVLWLLGVWMFFQAAVAFPAGRLRDSGRLRARTAMLLGALGTLLGQVPSAFAPGASIALLGFAVCGGIGAGLVRVTCVTLVGKWYPERRGARTGFVDGGFACGALPLLLLFTWPVDPGGHRGVLVGVGLVCCALVAAAGRFLEDPPKGWWPPGVDPLKVPDDPGIRRALEKNPPAVRQYTPREAARTPVLWTMWSCLLCTAGIDLFGLAFQVPFGRDMGFAGGTLAAAMSLRAVVDGTGRGVVGWVSDRVGRRRTLIVVCLVLGSAQFGVLVSGRAGSVPFFLFCSLVSGFAGGAVLPLFAAMTADCFGEDNNASVYGLVHSSQLVTGLVGAGTAAVAVGAWDYHGAFVLAGSAGLASAVLALFLRAPGRPRARRIVPNPHPLGEEMAS from the coding sequence ATGACAACCACCGGCTGCTCGACTCCGGTGCCTCGCCGCGAGGTGAGGGACCGGCACGGACGCGTGTACCGCGTCGGCGAGACCGACCTCGACATCATGGGCCGCAGGCGCGCCTGGATGGTCTTCCTGCCCTGGGTGGGCATGCTGGGCACCGGCTCCGCCGGGTACGCGTTCGCTTCGGCGGACGGCATGCTCCGGGAGGCTCACCTCCGGAGCGGCGGACACGTCCTCTGGCTGCTGGGTGTCTGGATGTTCTTCCAGGCGGCCGTGGCCTTCCCGGCCGGGCGGCTGCGCGACAGCGGCAGGCTCCGCGCCCGTACGGCGATGCTGCTGGGCGCGCTCGGCACCCTGCTCGGCCAGGTGCCGTCGGCGTTCGCGCCAGGGGCGAGCATCGCGCTGCTCGGCTTCGCCGTGTGCGGCGGCATCGGCGCGGGCCTCGTCCGCGTGACCTGCGTGACCCTGGTCGGCAAGTGGTACCCGGAGCGAAGGGGCGCGAGGACGGGCTTCGTCGACGGCGGCTTCGCCTGCGGGGCCCTGCCGTTGCTCCTCCTGTTCACCTGGCCCGTGGACCCGGGCGGCCACCGGGGTGTGCTCGTGGGCGTCGGCCTGGTCTGCTGCGCGCTGGTCGCGGCGGCCGGCCGGTTCCTGGAGGACCCGCCGAAGGGCTGGTGGCCGCCGGGCGTCGACCCGCTGAAGGTGCCCGACGACCCGGGGATCCGGCGGGCGCTGGAGAAGAACCCGCCGGCGGTCAGGCAGTACACCCCGAGGGAGGCCGCGCGTACCCCCGTGCTGTGGACGATGTGGTCCTGTCTGCTGTGCACGGCCGGGATCGACCTCTTCGGTCTCGCCTTCCAGGTCCCGTTCGGGAGGGACATGGGCTTCGCGGGCGGGACACTGGCCGCGGCGATGTCGCTGAGGGCGGTCGTCGACGGCACCGGGCGCGGGGTCGTCGGCTGGGTCTCCGACCGCGTCGGCCGGCGTCGCACCCTGATCGTGGTGTGTCTGGTGCTGGGGTCGGCCCAGTTCGGTGTGCTGGTGTCCGGCCGGGCGGGCAGTGTGCCGTTCTTCCTGTTCTGCTCATTGGTCTCCGGCTTCGCCGGCGGCGCCGTCCTCCCGCTGTTCGCGGCCATGACGGCGGACTGCTTCGGTGAGGACAACAACGCCTCGGTCTACGGTCTGGTCCACAGCTCGCAGCTGGTCACGGGCCTCGTGGGCGCCGGCACGGCCGCGGTCGCCGTCGGCGCGTGGGACTATCACGGCGCCTTCGTGCTCGCCGGGTCCGCCGGTCTGGCGTCCGCCGTACTGGCCCTGTTCCTCAGGGCACCGGGCAGGCCACGGGCCCGCCGCATCGTTCCCAATCCGCACCCGCTCGGCGAGGAGATGGCGTCATGA
- a CDS encoding GntR family transcriptional regulator, giving the protein MLSSGLPQGAVPKLERPGPLRDRVYEALLELITTRALKPGQHLVESELAGHLGVSRQPVREALQRLSTDGWVDLRPAQGAFVHEPTEAEADQLLTVRTLLEAEAARLAAANAGPAAVGVLEDLCAEGERAVDADDVDAAVALNARLHAKVMELAGNRVLAELAAQVDRRVRWYYTPVARQRGRQSWTEHRELIAAIAARDGRRATDVMRAHTEQTRQMYHDREK; this is encoded by the coding sequence ATGTTGTCGAGTGGCCTGCCCCAGGGAGCGGTACCCAAGCTCGAACGGCCCGGCCCGCTGCGTGACCGCGTCTACGAAGCGCTGCTCGAACTCATCACGACCCGCGCCCTGAAGCCGGGCCAGCACCTCGTCGAGAGCGAACTCGCCGGTCATCTCGGGGTCTCCCGGCAGCCCGTACGGGAGGCGCTCCAGCGGCTGAGCACCGACGGCTGGGTCGATCTGCGGCCCGCTCAGGGCGCGTTCGTGCACGAGCCGACCGAGGCGGAGGCCGACCAGCTCCTCACCGTCCGTACGCTCCTGGAGGCCGAAGCCGCCCGGCTCGCCGCCGCCAACGCGGGGCCCGCCGCCGTCGGCGTGCTGGAGGACCTGTGCGCGGAGGGCGAGCGGGCGGTCGACGCCGACGACGTCGACGCCGCGGTCGCGCTGAACGCGCGGCTGCACGCCAAGGTCATGGAACTCGCCGGCAACAGGGTCCTCGCCGAACTGGCCGCACAGGTCGACCGCCGGGTCCGCTGGTACTACACACCGGTGGCCAGGCAGCGCGGACGGCAGTCGTGGACCGAACACCGCGAACTGATCGCAGCGATAGCCGCCCGCGACGGCCGGCGCGCCACCGACGTCATGCGGGCCCACACGGAACAGACACGGCAGATGTACCACGACCGCGAGAAGTAG
- a CDS encoding exo-alpha-sialidase, with protein MPSRLPTRLRSLLVVLLGIAALVTLPGTARAEAGTAAGTFEQQVLFKASQDPGYACFRIPSVVRTTRGTLLAFAEGRVLNCGDAADIDIVVKRSTDGGRTWSPLQVVNEGNGDTHGNPTPVVDRKTGRIVLAETYNTGRTDSASCSVPCDRTPHLQYSDDDGLSWSAPRDLSGEILPANWNSWYATGPVHGIQLTRGRHAGRLVFAVNTETWDGSRVTANNAALVTSDDGGDHWDIGATDSWPIAADGTYRQKPSEMTLTERADGSVLVSGREQDGTDLGHRTQAVSRDGGDSFVSPFRNVPDLYAPQVQGSTLRFGDRILLSCPADPDRRRTMMIRSSYDGGRTWDSVDRGTVVTTDWSGYSDLVPVDGATVGLVYEGGAVDARDEIRFARFTEDWLQARRGPDPTTADLAPFTRRAAVLGGAGETSGVLGGALEFDGTDDAVRLPYQDRLPLGTRDFTASLWFRYTATAGEQPLLWMGGIGTSQPQVWLRGEPASNRITGLITTRDGASPPATAFVRTTAAFNDGQWHRLALRRGAGQLTLFVDGTTVSTADVPGSVSRNSPFGVHVGQRMDGRAHFTGAIDDVRVYDRALSDAELSATPSRKVTPDTVLWLPLDHVSGTD; from the coding sequence ATGCCGTCACGCCTCCCCACCCGTCTGAGATCCCTTCTCGTCGTCCTTCTCGGCATCGCCGCACTCGTCACGCTCCCGGGCACGGCCCGCGCCGAGGCGGGCACCGCCGCCGGCACGTTCGAGCAGCAGGTGCTGTTCAAGGCCTCCCAGGATCCGGGTTACGCCTGTTTCCGCATCCCCTCCGTCGTCAGGACGACCCGGGGCACCCTGCTGGCGTTCGCCGAGGGACGCGTCCTGAACTGCGGCGACGCGGCCGACATCGACATCGTGGTGAAGCGCTCCACCGACGGCGGGCGCACCTGGAGCCCGCTCCAGGTCGTCAACGAAGGGAACGGCGACACCCACGGCAATCCCACCCCGGTCGTGGACCGGAAGACCGGCCGGATCGTGCTGGCGGAGACCTACAACACCGGCCGCACCGACAGCGCGAGCTGCTCGGTCCCCTGCGACCGCACCCCGCACCTCCAGTACAGCGACGACGACGGCCTCAGCTGGTCCGCGCCGCGCGATCTGAGCGGCGAGATCCTGCCCGCGAACTGGAACTCCTGGTACGCCACCGGTCCTGTGCACGGCATCCAGCTCACCCGCGGCCGGCACGCGGGACGGCTCGTCTTCGCCGTCAACACCGAGACCTGGGACGGCAGCCGGGTCACCGCCAACAACGCCGCTCTCGTCACCAGCGACGACGGCGGCGACCACTGGGACATCGGGGCCACGGACTCCTGGCCGATCGCGGCCGACGGCACGTACCGGCAGAAGCCGTCCGAGATGACGCTCACCGAGCGCGCCGACGGATCGGTTCTGGTCAGCGGCCGCGAGCAGGACGGCACCGACCTCGGCCACCGCACCCAGGCGGTCAGCCGGGACGGCGGCGACAGCTTCGTGTCCCCCTTCCGCAACGTCCCCGACCTCTACGCGCCCCAGGTGCAGGGCTCGACGCTGCGGTTCGGCGACCGGATCCTGCTGTCCTGCCCCGCCGACCCCGACCGCCGCCGGACCATGATGATCCGCTCCTCCTACGACGGCGGTCGCACCTGGGACAGCGTCGACCGCGGCACGGTCGTCACCACCGACTGGTCCGGCTACTCCGACCTGGTGCCGGTCGACGGCGCCACCGTGGGCCTGGTGTACGAGGGCGGTGCGGTGGACGCGCGCGACGAGATCCGCTTCGCCCGTTTCACCGAGGACTGGCTCCAGGCGCGCCGGGGCCCCGACCCGACGACGGCCGACCTGGCCCCGTTCACCCGGCGGGCGGCGGTGCTCGGCGGCGCGGGCGAGACCTCGGGCGTCCTCGGCGGCGCGCTGGAGTTCGACGGCACCGACGACGCCGTACGGCTGCCCTATCAGGACCGGTTGCCGCTGGGCACGAGGGACTTCACCGCTTCCCTGTGGTTCCGCTACACCGCCACCGCCGGTGAGCAGCCGCTGCTGTGGATGGGCGGGATCGGGACGAGCCAGCCGCAGGTGTGGCTGCGCGGGGAGCCCGCGTCCAACCGCATCACCGGACTGATCACCACCCGGGACGGCGCCTCGCCCCCGGCCACGGCGTTCGTTCGGACCACGGCCGCCTTCAACGACGGCCAGTGGCACCGTCTGGCGCTGCGGCGCGGCGCGGGACAGCTCACCCTGTTCGTCGACGGGACGACGGTGAGCACGGCCGACGTGCCCGGATCGGTGAGCCGGAACTCGCCGTTCGGTGTGCACGTCGGCCAGCGGATGGACGGCCGGGCCCACTTCACCGGAGCGATCGACGACGTACGGGTCTACGACCGCGCGTTGAGCGACGCCGAGCTGTCGGCGACGCCCTCACGGAAGGTGACCCCGGACACCGTGCTGTGGCTACCGCTGGACCACGTGAGCGGAACGGACTAG